In Malassezia japonica chromosome 2, complete sequence, one DNA window encodes the following:
- the arc1 gene encoding ARP2/3 actin-organizing complex subunit Sop2 (COG:Z; EggNog:ENOG503NU7A; BUSCO:EOG09262VPD), with the protein MSLQVHQLSYSPLTAHAFNADRSKVAVSPNTNEIYIYAQTPSGWVLEHTLAEHDKLVTGLDWAPKTNRIVSCSQDRNAYVWSLGDGGVWKPTLVLLRLTRSATFVRWSPNEDKFAVASSARTISVCSFEEDNDWWVAKHIKRPLRSTVSSLDWHPNNVLLAAGCADFHARVFSAYIKGVDAKPPPSVWGERLPFGTVCGEFATPSSGWVHGVAFSPSGDVLAFVGHDASLTIAYPSAPEHPPHAVHVVRLPSLPYVTLLFLNENALVAAGQDCQPIVFEGDWQNGWSLKRSLDTLGAAASKPKPPPPPPKAAGLSSGGTSSVGRLNNEAFARFRAADSRGTAAPPPPSGDVISPQALGAVAGASIADDGELHTTHQNTITSVRIYSGTPDQVQSVSTSGVDGRLCVFDANKGSTALPPILRGVSSSQV; encoded by the coding sequence ATGTCTCTGCAAGTGCACCAGCTTTCGTACAGCCCTCTGACGGCACACGCATTCAATGCGGACCGCAGCAAGGTGGCTGTGTCGCCGAACACGAATGAAATTTACATCTACGCCCAGACCCCGTCGGGAtgggtgctcgagcacacCCTCGCCGAACACGATAAACTGGTGACGGGCCTCGACTGGGCGCCAAAGACGAACCGGATCGTGAGCTGCTCGCAGGACCGCAATGCGTATGTATGGTcgctgggcgacggcggcgtgtGGAAGCCCACGCTCgtcctcctgcgcctcacgcgcagcgccacgtTTGTGCGCTGGAGCCCGAACGAGGACAAGTTTGCGgtggcctcgagcgcacgcacgatCTCCGTGTGCTCGTTCGAGGAGGACAACGACTGGTGGGTGGCCAAGCACATCAagcggccgctgcgctcgaccgtctcgtcgctcgactgGCACCCGAACAATgtcctgctcgccgcgggcTGTGCCGACTTCCATGCGCGCGTCTTTAGTGCGTACATCAAGGGCGTAGACGccaagccgccgccgagcgtgtggggcgagcgcctgccgTTTGGTACGGTCTGTGGCGAGTTTGCTACGCCGTCGAGCGGATGGGTGCACGGCGTCGCATTCAGCCCcagcggcgacgtgctcgcgtTTGTCGGCCACGATGCGTCGCTCACGATCGCGTACCCCTCTGCACCGGAGCACCCCCCGCATGcggtgcacgtcgtgcgcctgccgagcctGCCATACGTCACACTGCTCTTCCTCAACGAGAATGCGCTCGTGGCCGCGGGGCAGGACTGCCAGCCGATCGTTTTTGAGGGCGACTGGCAGAACGGCTGGTCGCTTAAGCGCTCGCTCGAtacgctcggcgcggcggcgagcaagcccaagccgccgccgccgccgcccaaggccgccggcctctcgtcgggcggcacgagcagcgtcggccgcctgaACAACGAGGCCTTTGCGCGCTTccgcgcggccgactcgcgcggcacagcggcgcccccgccgccgagtGGCGACGTGATTTCACCGCAagcgctcggtgcggtggccggcgcgagcatcgccgacgacggcgagctgcacacGACGCACCAAAACACCAtcacgagcgtgcgcatctacagcggcacgcccgacCAGGTCCAGTCGGtgagcacgagcggcgtcgacggTCGCCTGTGTGTCTTTGATGCAAACAAGGGCTCGACGGCCCTGCCGCCGAttctgcgcggcgtgtcgagctcgcaAGTATAG
- the PHO88 gene encoding phosphate transporter (Pho88) (TransMembrane:2 (o29-51i94-114o); COG:P; EggNog:ENOG503P02T) has translation MNAAVTNMAVMFGVMQFAKRIPFDDQPEYITYARIGYLLAQLGCLAVFYFCSIQIKKKNDLTVLKYVNAKTPMEPGELVTTTHRDYDLAEISKSVRGILMGMGVVALMHLYFGYTNPLVIQSIIPLKNALESNMAKIWIWGVPAVGELKRPFKPAPSIFGAAAGDNGPQTDKAAVKEAENPVGKIQTKAE, from the exons ATGAACGCCGCAGTGACGAATATGGCCGTGATGTTCGGCGTGATGCAGTTTGCTAAGCGCATCCCGTTCGATGACCAGCCGGAGTACATTACGTACGCCCGCATTGGCTACTTGCTCGCTCAGCTGGGCTGCCTTGCGGTCTTTTACTTCTGCAGCATCCAAATCAAGAAGAAGAACGATCTGACGGTGCTCAAATACGTGAATGCCAAGACGCCGATG GAGCCGGGTGAGCTCGTCACGACGACGCACCGCGACTACGATCTTGCGGAGATCAGCAAGAGTGTGCGTGGCATTCTGATGGGTATgggcgtcgtcgcgctcatGCACTTGTACTTTGGCTACACGAACCC TCTCGTGATCCAGAGCATCATCCCCCTGAAGaacgcgctcgagtcgaACATGGCCAAGATCTGGATCTGGGGCGtgccggccgtcggcgagctcaaGCGTCCTTTCaagccggcgccgagcatcTTTGGCGCGGCTGCGGGCGACAACGGTCCTCAGACCGACAAGGCCGCCGTCAAGGAGGCCGAAAACCCCGTCGGAAAGATCCAGACGAAGGCCGAGTAA
- the ARV1 gene encoding sterol homeostasis protein (TransMembrane:4 (i133-155o161-180i192-216o269-299i); EggNog:ENOG503NWR1; COG:S), protein MPVCVHCARPTPALLATFGSGHVVLTRCGYDAKGSEGCARLADPYFEHGSTILFIDLILSKPRVYRHILYNRGRSGLDSHAQSGALPKFWAHVRHFLAFVLVESYLRWFSVHPYAVARDHVPILFPRDYRRPWAWLAALAPYLAPSLHSTMRVFFATLIEMVLLHTAVVGLSYVLCRLWAQRSTRHAQLYRWYMPSVALLFSNISTLLLLSFVLVWDSRLPADGRAQQAARMDLSQWIGVAHDAQQHPWLAPLAAAAREWNTEWLVRNLIGGMSAGVALGVVLPVHPLAGALVMLLGLLTQAATRHHIVHLPGSHSATFLMQHGPVESQRAIAAYCQA, encoded by the exons ATGCCAGTGTGCGTGCACTGTGCACGGCCTAcgccggcgctgcttgcgaCGTTTGGGTCGGGTCATGTAGTCCTCACACGGTGTGGATACGATGCCAAAGGAAGTGAGGggtgcgcgcgcctcgccgatccGTACTTTGAGCACGGCTCGACCATCCTGTTTATTGACTTG ATCCTGTCCAAACCGCGCGTATACCGCCATATCCTGTACAaccgcggccgcagcggACTTGATTCCCATGCTCAGAGTGGCGCACTTCCCAAGTTCTGGGCACATGTGCGCCACTTTCTTGCATTCGTCCTGGTCGAGAGTT ACTTGCGCTGGTTCA gcgtGCATCCCTACGCGGTAGCACGCGACCACGTCCCTATTTTGTTTCCGAGGGACTACCGGCGCCCGTGGGCGTGGCTCGCGGCCCTGGCGCCGTACCTGGCGCCGTCACTGCACAGTACGATGCGCGTCTTTTTTGCGACGCTCATCGAGATGGTGCTGCTGCATACGGCCGTCGTCGGGCTGAGCTACGTTCTCTGCCGTCTATGGGCACAGCGGTCCACACGCCATGCACAGCTCTACCGATGGTACATGCCAtcggtcgcgctgctcttttCAAACATCagcacgctcctcctcctctcGTTTGTCCTTGTATGGGACTCGCGCCTCCCTGCCGACGGGCGAGCCCAGCAGGCGGCCCGAATGGACCTGAGCCAGTGGATCGGCGTtgcgcacgatgcgcagcagcatCCATGGCTGGCCCCCCtcgcagccgccgcgcgtgaATGGAACACTGAGTGGCTGGTGCGCAACCTGATCGGCGGCATGAGTGCCggtgtcgcgctcggcg TGGTCCTTCCGGTGCATCCCCTTGCCGGGGCGCTTGTCATGCTACTGGGCCTGCTGACCcaggcggcgacgcggcaccACATTGTGCACCTCCCCGGCTCGCACAGTGCGACGTTTCTCATGCAGCACGGCCCCGTGGAAAGCCAGCGTGCGATTGCAGCCTACTGCCAAGCCTAG
- the CDC53 gene encoding ubiquitin ligase (cullin) of SCF (COG:D; EggNog:ENOG503NVFD): MATAGGDKKPVALPASNDIHATWAFLESGIDVMMARLTEGMSYERYMQLYTVAYNYCISSGMQGASGIAAGAHLVGGELYSRVAQYFQRHLQSIVAESERLDGEGLLRYYATEWERFTNGANFVHRLLVYLNRHWVKHEREEGRTDVHTIYTLALIQWKRYVFQPIQATTKLTRAVLEQIRVQRDGGVIQSSLLKSVLDSYVSLGIDDTDATRVNLDVYRTEFQQSFLEATVEYYRAESAAFVANNSVTDYMKKAETRLLEEEDRVELYLHASTRRPLSDVCREQLVATHQQLLWDHFKALLDNEMTGDLSRIYALLIQIPDGVEPLRQQFEAHARAAGLASVASAVEEAPDAVDPARYIQALLRVYDQNMQTIEASFQSEAGMIAALDKASRVFMNQNQATGTSASKSPELLAKYVDSLLKKSNKGMEETSMEDALDQAMVVFKFIEDRDFFQKFYSKFLARRLVTFASASADAEESMIAKLKEVCGFEYTNKLQRMFTEVGLCRELNERFREAESQRPGSALGEIDFYALVLANGIWPLQAPASDFSVPSELQGIHEQFKQFYGTQHSRRVLTWLWHLSSNDVHTTYLPRKHIFQTSTYQCAVLLLFNTHSVLTFDEIAAATRLDATTLKTALLPLVKSKVLHELDTSYSLNMDFKSKKVRVNLQIPVRAEQKAESTEVMKTVEEDRKMLLQATIVRIMKARKTLKHNLLLPEVITQVQARFQPKVSDIKKAIDALIEREFLQRVEGEKDTYSYVA; this comes from the exons ATGGCGACGGCTGGGGGTGACAAGAAGCCGGTGGCGCTGCCGGCGTCGAACGA TATCCATGCAACATGGGCATTTCTCGAGAGTGGTATCGATGTGATG ATGGCTCGCCTCACGGAAGGCATGTCGTATGAGCGATACATGCAGCTGTACACGGTCGCCTACAACTACTGCATCAGCAGTGGAATGCAAGGTGCGAGTGGCATCGCGGCGggtgcgcacctcgtcggcggcgagctgtactcgcgcgtggcgcagTACTTCCAGCGCCACCTCCAGTCGATTGtcgccgagagcgagcgcctggacgGCGAGGGGCTCTTGCGCTACTATGCCACCGAGTGGGAGCGGTTCACGAACGGCGCCAACTTTGtgcaccgcctgctcgtcTACCTCAACCGCCACTGGGTGAAGCACGAGCGCGAAGAGGGCCGCACGGATGTGCACACCATCTACACG CTTGCGTTGATTCAGTGGAAGCGCTACGTCTTCCAGCCGATCCAGGCCACGACCAAGCTCACGCGTgccgtcctcgagcagattcgtgtgcagcgcgacggcggcgtgaTTCAGTCAAGCCTGCTCAAGAGTGTGCTCGACAGCTACGTCTCGCTCGGCATTGACGACacggacgcgacgcgcgtgaACCTCGACGTGTACCGCACCGAGTTCCAGCAGTCGTTCCTCGAGGCGACCGTCGAGTACTACCGTGCAGAGAGTGCCGCGTTTGTCGCGAACAACTCGGTGACGGACTATATGAAAAaggccgagacgcgcctcttggaggaggaggaccgTGTCGAGCTGTACCTGCacgcctcgacgcgtcgaccgcTCAGCGACGTGTGCCGCGAACAGCTCGTGGCGACGCACCAGCAGCTGCTTTGGGACCACTtcaaggcgctgctcgacaatGAGATGACGGGCGACCTGAGCCGCATCTATGCCCTGCTGATCCAGATTCccgacggcgtcgagccgctgcgccagcagtttgaggcgcacgcacgcgccgcgggccttgcgtcggtcgcgagcgcggttgaagaggcgccggacgcggtgGATCCCGCGCGCTATatccaggcgctgctgcgcgtaTACGACCAGAATATGCAGACGATCGAGGCCTCGTTCCAGTCCGAGGCCGGCATgattgcggcgctcgacaaggcgAGCCGTGTCTTTATGAACCAGAACCAGGCGACGGGCACTTCGGCGAGCAAGAGCCCGGAGCTGCTGGCCAAGTACGTCGACAGCCTCTTGAAGAAGAGCAACAAGGGTATGGAGGAGACCTCGATggaggacgcgctcgaccaggccATGGTCGTGTTCAAGTTCATCGAGGACCGCGACTTTTTCCAAAAGTTCTACTCCAAgttcctcgcgcgccgcctcgtgaCGTttgcgtcggcgtcggcagaCGCAGAGGAGAGCATGATTGCCAAGCTCAAAGAGGTGTGCGGCTTTGAATACACCAACAAGCTCCAGCGCATGTTTACAGAAGTCGGCCTCTGCCGCGAGCTCAACGAGCGCTtccgcgaggccgagtcACAGCGCCcgggctcggcgctcggcgagatcgACTTTTACGCGTTGGTGCTTGCCAACGGTATCTGGCCCTTGCAGGCACCGGCATCCGACTTTAGCGTCCCGTCGGAGCTCCAAGGGATCCACGAACAGTTCAAGCAGTTTTACGGCACGCAGCACTCGCGGCGTGTGCTGACTTGGCTCTGGCACCTCTCGTCCAATGACGTCCACACCACATACCTGCCGCGCAAACACATCTTCCAGACGTCTACATACCAATGCGCGGTGCTGCTCCTCTTTAACACGCACAGCGTCCTAACCTTTGACGAgatcgcggcggcgacgcgcctcgacgcgacgacgctcaagacggcgctcctgccgcTCGTCAAGAGCAAAgtgctgcacgagctcgatACGTCCTACTCGCTCAACATGG ACTTTAAATCGAAAAAGGTGCGCGTCAATCTCCAGATCCCAGTGCGCGCGGAGCAAAAGGCCGAGTCGACCGAGGTAATGAAAACCGTCGAGGAGGACCGCAAGATGCTCCTGCAGGCGACGATTGTGCG TATCATGAAAGCGCGCAAGACGCTCAAGCACAACCTGCTCCTCCCCGAGGTCATCACGCAGGTCCAGGCGCGCTTCCAGCCCAAGGTGTCCGACATCAAAAAG GCTATCGATGCTCTGATCGAGCGCGAATTCctccagcgcgtcgaggggGAAAAGGATACCTACTCGTACGTCGCCTAA
- a CDS encoding uncharacterized protein (COG:S; EggNog:ENOG503NY6I), producing MDRSAGGRGGAFGMFGAAIDPSVVPEWMNGGGTSQDAFAEVPTNGRMLDLVFLIDATGSMGSYINSATRNIESICDNIVQSELLSGPGALRLGLIAYRDHPPQDHVYITRNFGFTSDVQLMKENLNSLFAAGGGDGPEASTAALKAACDLDWRADAAKMAILVTDAPPHGIGEYGDGFPNGSPDGHDPLVLARSMSSRGIPLFVVACEPALSGYQHAVDFYRGLVEITGGLLVPLTTASLLSHVVIAAAGEVMDMERLHKEVGDAVLDRMRSLSLSMGDEGQSTQLMDQVAQELHEKLLLRNESTKQLIVENIYRESEESEHNIRIWSQAPDLFTARPHIRKVIGSRLSQKFLESRRPNYSGVLRVDAAPKPKAPEVRQIISDFRPFEAQPGMRFQGTSDANYTQLAGGYRHAEVQDMDDDDDAFVASDQPIDNTPVDTEVRVTGDDGQLLAYRQDQISLAQARRLAMQSVSRAHSD from the exons ATGGACCGGAGCgctggcggccgcggcggcgcgtttGG GATGTTTGGCGCAGCGATAGACCCGTCTGTTGTTCCCGAGTGGATGAATGGCGGTGGAACGAGCCAGGATGCGTTTGCAGAGGTGCCGACGAACGGGCGCATGCTCGATCTCGTGTTCCTGATCGACGCTACTGGATCGATGGGGTCCTA TATCAAC TCCGCGACACGCAACATTGAATCGATCTGCGACAAT ATCGTCCAGTCGGAGCTGCTCTCTGGGCCGGGCGCATTGCGCCTTGGGCTGATTGCCTACCGCGACCATCCGCCGCAGGACCATGTCTACATTACGCGGAACT TCGGATtcacgagcgacgtgcaACTCATGAAGGAGAACCTCAACTCGCTCTttgcggccggcggcggcgacgggcCCGAagcgtcgacggccgcgctcaAGGCGGCATGCGACTTG GACTGGCGCGCGGATGCGGCCAAGATGGCGATCCTCGTCACGGATgcaccgccgcacggcATCGGCGAGTACGGCGACGGGTTTCCGAACGGCTCGCCGGACGGCCACGACccgctcgtgctcgcgcgctcCATGTCGTCGCGGGGCATTCCTTTGTTTGTCGTGGCGTGCGAGCCCGCGCTCTCTGGATACCAGCACGCGGTTGACTTTTaccgcggcctcgtcgagatCACGGGCGGGTtgctcgtgccgctcaccaccgcgtcgctcttGAGCCACGTCGTGATTGCCGCGGCAGGCGAGGTGATGGACATGGAGCGGCTGCACAAGGAAGTCGgcgacgccgtgctcgaccgcaTGCGCTCACTGTCCCTGTCGATGGGCGACGAGGGGCAGTCGACGCAGCTCATGGACCAGGTCGCACAAGAGCTGCACGAAAAGCTCCTGCTCCGCAACGAAAGCACCAAGCAGCTGATCGTCGAGAACATCTACCGCGAGAGCGAAGAGTCGGAGCACAACATCCGTATCTGGAGCCAGGCGCCGGACCTCTTTaccgcgcggccgcacaTCCGAAAGGTGATCGGCTCGCGCCTCAGCCAAAAGTTCCTCGagtcgcgccgcccgaactacagcggcgtgctccgCGTGGATGCTGCGCCGAagcccaaggcgccggAAGTGCGCCAGATCATCTCCGACTTTCGCCCGTtcgaggcgcagccggGCATGCGCTTCCAGGGCACGTCCGACGCCAACTATACccagctcgccggcggTTACCGCCACGCGGAGGTCCAGGAcatggacgacgacgacgacgcatTTGTCGCCTCGGACCAACCGATCGACAACACGCCGGTCGACACCGAGGTGCGTGTGacgggcgacgacggccaGCTCCTGGCCTACCGCCAGGACCAGATCTCCCTGGCccaagcgcggcgcctcgccatGCAAAGCGTCTCGCGCGCTCATAGTGATTAG
- the PRP24 gene encoding Splicing factor (EggNog:ENOG503NVZD; COG:A) codes for MDGRGAEDAAPTLDPWSYLQWVRSLQRKMLAGGDLPKLAADLVHAYAETTEHIAMRPVDWHLYLSLATRRAMQEEGGTADALREVIELHEQSTHDSLDMSLYVRYASLLLLLYTAQTNTALALDELAHDVSGTEGGRLDVSALVQEWTGVEDTPPLRPNGMYADGATLRPLLPAADADDAQETLDDLLSEDAVRTALRTAYARCAWHPTESAAVWEPYLHWELSLLEADKSAERLELLKQIYVARLQVPHPALERVFQEFSGFVSTHYPPEEYEETLASANKVYAGALKLWEAHERHESAVAHGAMEQWTAYLGWESHRVKTMRTAKDKSHLATEEEFGAVLYRRALHRFGWYPLGKNDKEAAYYAKPPTPAEEKAWKTKQGRKSHKMLEKEQAQARADARALCAAPESMWLDSIALVNTQKAEATALLSMCHDAVRTLPASGRLWALYLRTLVRFQKPRAQFEEVYQDALASGTIATVGGSAALVPFLQARVDGERAYATLDAAAAERIPPEEVVLHADLDRFMALYEVLAHALGEMAKLPKGEYDASFTLERYMVDWIERGARSVSATAGPEAAAGLYPLAEDVWENALKQQASSVQGHLEAALYFARHDNDARARQLFRAGAGRHTDENKMPLIEEWVRFEHARGSMSEIEHAESKAKMETDRMWKAWYRSMQQAAEDKASEEKSVTQGAGPVEDKASEAPAVWPSEAQPMTEHAVAAQAPAAQAPAAQAPPPAPVAAPASDDVPMPDAPESFKRKADDVDAPGPSDQKKGRTEAPAPPRDREFSSVLVEGLPADVAESEVRAFFRECGTIYEVLGPRAVDAPSPDGEPTSAALVEFTDRDMVASARTRDLKRVRGFEVHISLSYLCTLYVTNFAPETDDEMIRTRFGKYGAIFDVRWPSRKFVQSRRFCYVQFVRPEYAQAALSEHGAQWHEEFALQVFLSNPSHKKQRSDANANERELYMTGLPRTVAQDEVQAFFEAHAPVESVRVPLRPDGKSRGIAFITFHSEIDARRAMQATNSTKFKGRLVAVTLADAGRRGHSEQKEESKDDRFARSVQVRGLPLDAQEALIQQALEKELGPGSVRRVFWTPERHSDSSLVELADAETAGRAVLAAAAAYGEHPLTITPHTPAPPTETFAPRAARGRRGRGGALGFARVHSTPRAPPSNAQGQDKFRAMLYEK; via the coding sequence ATGGACGGTCGTGGTGCGGAGGACGCGGCACCGACGCTCGACCCATGGAGTTACCTGCAATGGGTGCGCTCGCTGCAACGCAAGATGCTTGCGGGCGGGGATCTGCCGAAGCTCGCGGCTGATCTCGTGCATGCATATGCCGAAACGACCGAGCACATTGCGATGCGCCCAGTGGATTGGCATCTGTACCTGAGCctcgcgacgaggcgtgcgATGCAGGAAGAGGGGGGGACCGCCGATGCACTGCGCGAGGTGATCGAGTTGCATGAACAGAGCACGCACGACTCGCTGGACATGAGCTTGTATGTGCGCTATGCAAGCCTGCTTCTCTTGCTGTACACTGCGCAGACAAACACGGCCCTggccctcgacgagctcgcgcacgacgtgAGTGGCACAGAGGGGGGACGCCTCGACGTCTCTGCTCTTGTTCAGGAGTGGACTGGCGTAGAGGACACGCCGCCACTGCGCCCGAATGGCATGTATGCCGACGGCGCTACGCTGCGTCCGCTGCTGCCGGCCgcggacgccgacgacgcgcaaGAGACACTCGACGACCTCTTGAGTGAAGACGCAGTGCGCACTGCGCTGCGTACGGCGtacgcacgctgcgcgtggCACCCGACCGAGTCGGCTGCCGTGTGGGAGCCATACTTGCACTGGGAGCTttcgctgctcgaggccgacaaGAGCGCCGAacgtctcgagctgctcaaacAGATCTATGTTGCACGCCTGCAGGTGCCCCATCCCGCTTTGGAGCGCGTCTTTCAGGAATTCTCGGGCTTTGTCTCGACTCACTATCCTCCGGAAGAGTACGAAGAGACGCTTGCGTCGGCGAACAAGGTCTATGCTGGTGCGCTCAAGCTCTGGGAAGCCCACGAGCGGCACGAGAGTGCCGTCGCACACGGCGCGATGGAGCAGTGGACTGCCTACCTCGGCTGGGAGTCGCACCGCGTCAAGacgatgcgcacggccaaGGACAAGTCGCACCTCGCGACCGAGGAAGAGTTCGGCGCAGTGCTTtaccgccgcgcgctgcaccgcttCGGCTGGTATCCCCTCGGGAAGAACGATAAAGAGGCCGCATACTATGCCaagccgccgacgccggccgaaGAAAAGGCCTGGAAGACCAAGCAGGGCCGCAAAAGCCACAAGATGCTCGAGAAGGAGCAGGCTcaggcgcgtgccgatgcgcgtgcgctatgcgccgcgcccgagtcCATGTGGCTCGATTCTATCGCGCTCGTGAATACCCaaaaggccgaggcgacggcACTACTGAGCATGTGCCACGACGCGGTACGTACGCTGCCTGCGTCGGGCAGGCTCTGGGCGCTGTACCTCCGGACGCTTGTGCGCTTCCAAAAGCCCCGGGCTCAGTTCGAAGAGGTGTAccaggacgcgctcgcgtccgGGACGATTGCTACAGtgggcggcagcgcggcgctcgtgccgtTCTTGCAAGCGCGCGTCGATGGCGAGCGTGCCTATGCAACGCTcgacgcagcggccgccgagcgcattcCCCCGGAAGAGGTCGTGCTCCACGCGGACCTCGACCGCTTCATGGCGCTGTAcgaggtgcttgcgcaTGCTCTCGGCGAGATGGCCAAGCTGCCCAAGGGCGAGTACGACGCGAGCTTTACGCTCGAACGCTACATGGTCGATTGGATCGAGCGCGGAGCGCGCTCGGTGAGTGCGACAGCGGGCCCAGAGGCGGCTGCGGGCCTCTACCCCCTGGCCGAGGACGTCTGGGAAAATGCGCTGAAGCAGCAGGCATCGAGCGTGCAGGGCCACCTTGAAGCTGCGCTGTACTTTGCGCGGCACGACAACGATGCCCGTGCACGCCAGCTGTTCCGTGCGGGTGCCGGGCGGCATACGGACGAAAACAAGATGCCGCTCATTGAAGAATGGGTGCGTTTTGAGCATGCCCGCGGCTCGATGTCCGAGATTGAGCACGCCGAGTCCAAGGCCAAGATGGAGACGGATCGCATGTGGAAGGCATGGTACCGCTCGATGCAGCAGGCTGCCGAGGACAAGGCGAGTGAGGAAAAGTCCGTTACGCAAGGCGCAGGGCCTGTCGAGGACAAAGCGAGTGAGGCGCCGGCTGTTTGGCCAAGCGAGGCTCAGCCGATGACCGAGCATGCCGTGGCCGCCCAAGCCCCGGCCGCCCAAGCCCCGGCCGCCCAGGCTCCTCCCCCAGCCCCTGTTGCCGCCCCGGCCTCTGATGACGTTCCGAtgcccgatgcgccggaATCTTtcaagcgcaaggccgacgacgtcgacgcgccagGGCCGTCCGACCAAAAGAAGGGACGTACCGAGGCccccgcaccgccgcgcgaccgcgaGTTCTCCTCGGTCTTGGTCGAAGGTCTGCCCGCCGATGTGGCCGAGAGCGAAGTGCGTGCCTTTTTCCGCGAGTGCGGCACCATCTATGAGGTCCTTGGTCCCCGAGCCGTGGATGCGCCTTCGCCGGATGGCgagccgacgtcggcagcCCTCGTCGAGTTCACCGACCGTGACATGGTCGCCTCCGCACGCACACGCGATCTGAAGCGCGTGCGTGGCTTTGAGGTGCACATCTCCCTGAGCTACCTGTGCACGTTGTACGTCACCAACTTTGCGCCCGAGACCGATGACGAGATGATCCGTACGCGTTTTGGCAAGTACGGTGCGATCTTTGACGTGCGGTGGCCGAGCCGCAAGTTTGTGCAGTCGCGCCGTTTTTGCTACGTGCAGTTTGTCCGCCCCGAATACGCCCAGGCTGCGCTTTCCGAGCACGGTGCACAGTGGCACGAAGAGTTTGCACTCCAGGTCTTTTTGTCGAACCCTTCGCACAAGAAGCAGCGCTCGGATGCGAATGCAAATGAGCGCGAGCTGTACATGACCGGCCTGCCTCGCACTGTCGCCCAGGACGAGGTTCAAGCGTTCTTTgaggcgcacgcaccggtcgagagcgtgcgcgtTCCTCTGCGCCCCGATGGCAAGAGCCGCGGCATTGCGTTCATCACGTTCCACAGCGAGatcgacgcacgccgcgcgatgcAGGCGACCAACAGCACCAAGTTCAAagggcggctcgtcgcggtgacgctcgccgatgcggGCCGCCGCGGGCACTCGGAACAAAAAGAAGAGAGCAAAGACGACCGCTTTGCACGCTCCGTGCAGGTGCGTGGCCTGCCGCTGGACGCTCAAGAGGCGCTCATCCAGCAAGCCCTGGAAAAAGAGCTGGGCCCCGGctctgtgcgccgcgtctttTGGACGCCAGAGCGCCATTCGGACAGCAGCCTTGTCGAGCTTGCTGATGCCGAAAcggccgggcgcgcggtgcttgcggccgctgcggcgtACGGCGAGCATCCCTTGACGATCACGCCGCacacgcccgcgccgccgaccgagacgtttgcgccgcgtgccgcgcgtggccgccgcggccgcggcggtgcgcttggctttgcgcgcgtgcactcgacgccgcgtgcgccgccgtccaACGCACAAGGACAGGACAAGTTCCGTGCGATGCTCTACGAGAAATAG